GGACGCCGGAACTTGTCGAGGTCTTTCGCAATTTCCAGGAACCCATAGGCGCTGCTGAAACCATCGAGAAATACGTTCGTCGTCTCGTGTCGCAATTGACCCTTGAACTGGAAAAGCGTGGCCTCGGTGTGCGTCGATCAGACCTCATAATCCACCGCGTCGACAACACACGCCAATGTCTGCGTGCAGGGCTTGCCAAACCGGTGCGCGATCCATCACGGCTGTCCAAGCTTTTGTGCGATCGCATCGAAAAGATCGATCCCGGCTTCGGCATCGAGAAGCTGGTGCTGGTGGCGATCATGACCGAGCCTTTGGAGGAGAAGCAGGCGGCCTCAACGCTGATCGAGGAAGAGGTGGTCGACATCACACCGATCGTCGATATTCTCGGCAATCGCGGCCAACGCCTCTATCGGATGACACCCGTAGCCTCTGATGTCCCCGAGAGATCGGTGGTTCGTATCGCTCCTGCTGCTTTGGAAACTGGAGCCGATTGGGCATCCAGATGGCCAAGACCATCGCGATTGTTTGCTTATCCTGAGCGCATTGACGTTGTTGCACTGTTGCCCGACCAGCCGCCGGCTGTGTTCACCTGGCGGGGCAAGCGCCGCCGCGTGAAGCGTGCCGATGGACCAGAGCGGATATTCGGGGAGTGGTGGCAGCGTCCACGGGAAATGCAGGCGGTGCGGGATTACTTCGTTGTCGAAGATGATCTTGGCGAGCGTTACTGGGTCTACCGCACCGGCGACGGCGTTCACACCGAGACCGGTTCCCACGAGTGGTTCCTTCATGGAGTGTTCGGATGAACTACGCCGAGCTTCAGGTCACGACGCATTTTTCGTTTCTGCGCGGTGCATCAAGTGCCGACGAGCTGTTTGCGCGAGCGGCAGAGCTTGGGATCGACGCTCTTGGTGTTGTTGACCGCAATTCCCTTGCTGGCATCGTTCGTGCCTGGGAGGCCGCAAAGACGACGGGGGTCAGGCTGGTCGTTGGTTGCCGGCTCGACCTTGCCGATGGCATGTCGGTCCTTGTCTATCCGACCGATCGTCCAGCCTATTCGCGCCTCACCCGTCTGCTATCCCTCGGCAAAAGCCGGGGAGGCAAGGCAAAGTGCATCCTCGATCTCACCGATCTTGAAGCCTATGGCGAAGGGTTGATTGCAATCCTCATTCCTGACGAGGCGGATGATGGTTATGTCAGCCAGTTGCGCCAGGTGTCGAAAATCTTCGGCGACCGGGCCTATGTAAGCCTTTGTCTGCGCCGCAGACCCAATGACAGGCTTCGTCTCCACCAGCTTTCGAATATGGCGTTCCGGCACAAGGTGAAGACGGTCGTGACGAACGATGTCCTGTTCCACGATCCCTCCCGTCGCCAGCTTCAGGATGTTGTCACCTGCATTCGAAACACAACAACGATCGACAATGTCGGCTTCGACCGCGAGCGGCACGCGGACCGGTTCATCAAACCGCCCGAGGAGATGCAGCGGTTGTTTTCAGAGTATCCGGAAGCACTGGCCCGCACACGGGAGATCGTCGATCGCTGCCGTTTCGATATGAGTGAGCTTCAATATCAGTACCCAGAAGAAGCCATGGTGCCGGGTCTCGATGCGCAGCAGTCATTGACCAAATTCACCTGGGAAGGAGCGGCGGATCGCTATCCGGAGGGTATCCCCGACAAGGTTCGCAAGGCCATCCTGCATGAGCTCGATCTGATCCGCATCATGAAATACGCACCGTATTTCCTGACAGTCTTTTCGATCGTGCGGTTTGCTCGATCAAACAACATTCTTTGTCAGGGGCGTGGATCGGCGGCAAACAGTGCCGTCTGTTATTGCCTTGGCATCACGTCGATCAATCCCGAAACATCGGACCTTCTGTTCGAACGCTTTGTCTCGATGGAGCGCGACGAGCCGCCCGATATTGACGTGGATTTCGAGCACAATCGCCGCGAAGAAGTGATCCAGTGGATTTACTCCACCTATGGCCGTAGCCGGTCTGCACTCTGCTCTACCGTGACCCGCTACAGGGCAAAGGGGGCGCTGCGCGATGTCGGCAAGGCGCTTGGTCTTCCCGAGGACCTGATCGGCCAGCTCTCGTCCGGCATATGGGGGTGGTCAAAGGACGGTGTGGGAGAAAAGCAGCTCAAGGAAAACAACATGAACACCTCAGACTACCGTCTGCGGCTTGCGTTGGAGCTGGCAGGTCAACTCATGGGCGCACCCCGCCACCTTGGTCAGCATCCGGGAGGCTTTGTGCTAACGCAGGACAGGCTGGACGACCTCGTGCCGATCGAGCCTGCCGCCATGGACGATCGGCAGGTGGTCGAATGGGACAAGGACGACATCGAAGCCCTGAAGTTCATGAAGGTCGATGTGCTTGCGCTCGGGATGCTGTCGTGCATGGCGCGGTCGTTTGAACTCCTTTGCGAATACAAAGCGCTACCCATGGGGCTCGCTGATATTCCCCAGGAGGATAGCCGAACCTATGCGATGATCAGAAAAGCCGACACACTGGGCACATTCCAGATCGAGAGCCGTGCGCAGATGGCGATGTTGCCCCGCTTGAAGCCCAGAACATTTTATGACCTTGTCGTTCAGGTGGCGATCGTCAGACCTGGCCCGATCCAGGGCGACATGGTGCATCCTTACCTGAGGCGGCGCGAGGGCAAGGAAAAGGTCGAATATCCGACGCCTGAACTTGAGGCCGTGCTTGGCAAGACCCTTGGCGTCCCTCTCTTTCAGGAAAGCGCCATGAAGGTGGCGATGACCTGCGCCGGCTTTACCGCTGGCGAAGCGGATCAGTTGAGACGGGCGATGGCGACATTCAAGTTTACCGGCGGTGTCAGCAAGTTCAGGGACAAGCTCGTGGATGGCATGGTCGCCAACGGCTATACACGAGAGTTCGCGGAAAAGACCTTTACCCAGCTTGAAGGCTTCGGCAGCTATGGTTTTCCTGAATCCCATGCGGCTTCGTTTGCACTCATTGCCTATGCTTCGTCCTGGATCAAATGCCACCATCCCGATGTCTTTTGTACTGCGCTGATCAACAGCCAGCCGATGGGATTTTACAGCGTTGCCCAGATTGTCACTGAT
The DNA window shown above is from Agrobacterium tumefaciens and carries:
- a CDS encoding DNA polymerase Y family protein — translated: MPADKPLVVISRSGSKRWVSAADAAARKVGLHIGMAASKAQAVISDLAMLDADPVADAAALERLALWALRQYSPVVAIDGADGIVMDTEGADHLRGGEEVMISGLVNVLRSRGLTARAAVTDSWGASHAITRLTSAETTVVPVGDIQKTVVGLPIHCLRLPSDTVQGLRILGVETVGELSAMPRAPLTLRFGPEPRRRLDQLFGRLAEPIEPIRTPELVEVFRNFQEPIGAAETIEKYVRRLVSQLTLELEKRGLGVRRSDLIIHRVDNTRQCLRAGLAKPVRDPSRLSKLLCDRIEKIDPGFGIEKLVLVAIMTEPLEEKQAASTLIEEEVVDITPIVDILGNRGQRLYRMTPVASDVPERSVVRIAPAALETGADWASRWPRPSRLFAYPERIDVVALLPDQPPAVFTWRGKRRRVKRADGPERIFGEWWQRPREMQAVRDYFVVEDDLGERYWVYRTGDGVHTETGSHEWFLHGVFG
- the dnaE gene encoding DNA polymerase III subunit alpha, with the translated sequence MNYAELQVTTHFSFLRGASSADELFARAAELGIDALGVVDRNSLAGIVRAWEAAKTTGVRLVVGCRLDLADGMSVLVYPTDRPAYSRLTRLLSLGKSRGGKAKCILDLTDLEAYGEGLIAILIPDEADDGYVSQLRQVSKIFGDRAYVSLCLRRRPNDRLRLHQLSNMAFRHKVKTVVTNDVLFHDPSRRQLQDVVTCIRNTTTIDNVGFDRERHADRFIKPPEEMQRLFSEYPEALARTREIVDRCRFDMSELQYQYPEEAMVPGLDAQQSLTKFTWEGAADRYPEGIPDKVRKAILHELDLIRIMKYAPYFLTVFSIVRFARSNNILCQGRGSAANSAVCYCLGITSINPETSDLLFERFVSMERDEPPDIDVDFEHNRREEVIQWIYSTYGRSRSALCSTVTRYRAKGALRDVGKALGLPEDLIGQLSSGIWGWSKDGVGEKQLKENNMNTSDYRLRLALELAGQLMGAPRHLGQHPGGFVLTQDRLDDLVPIEPAAMDDRQVVEWDKDDIEALKFMKVDVLALGMLSCMARSFELLCEYKALPMGLADIPQEDSRTYAMIRKADTLGTFQIESRAQMAMLPRLKPRTFYDLVVQVAIVRPGPIQGDMVHPYLRRREGKEKVEYPTPELEAVLGKTLGVPLFQESAMKVAMTCAGFTAGEADQLRRAMATFKFTGGVSKFRDKLVDGMVANGYTREFAEKTFTQLEGFGSYGFPESHAASFALIAYASSWIKCHHPDVFCTALINSQPMGFYSVAQIVTDARQHGVEVRPVCVNASRWDCTMEPIPGTDRFAVRLGMRVVKGLAENDAARIILTRADDRFASVDDMWRRSGVPTASLVKLAEADAFLPSLRLERRQALWDIKALRDEPLELWAAAAKREERMVCEVKEAEVTLKSMTEGREVVEDYSHTGLTLRAHPMSFLRKDLEARRIVTCAEAMGERDGRWLWTAGLVLVRQRPGSAKGVMFLTLEDETGIVNAVVWPMLFERQRRVLMTASLMGIHGKIQREGEVVHLVAQRLFDFSEELSKLGERNGEFRLPHGRGDQVKHGGGPDPRDNPKPAVQARDIYIPDLHIDRLKVKSRNFH